Proteins from one Mesorhizobium sp. M9A.F.Ca.ET.002.03.1.2 genomic window:
- a CDS encoding microcin C ABC transporter permease YejB, with the protein MGAYILRRILLMIPTLFGIMAISFAVIQFAPGGPVEQVIARLTNQGGSDRLGGGGGGDAGGSSFDAAGEVSSKYRGAQGLDPEFITKLEKQFGFDKPPLERFGMMLWNYARFDFGDSYFRDISVIDLILEKMPVSISIGLWITLLSYLISIPLGIRKAVKDGSAFDVWTSGVVIVGYAIPGFLFGILLMVLFAGGSFYDWFPLRGITSDNWDQLSWPARIVDYFWHMTLPLTALVLSAFATTTLLTKNSFLEEIRKQYVVTARAKGLSERQVLYGHVFRNAMLIVVAGFPGAFISAFFTGSLLIENIFSLDGLGLLGFRSVVERDYPVVFANLYIFSLLGLFVGLLSDLIYTWVDPRIDFERRDV; encoded by the coding sequence ATGGGCGCCTACATCCTGCGCCGCATCCTGCTGATGATCCCGACCCTGTTCGGCATCATGGCAATATCCTTCGCCGTCATCCAGTTCGCACCGGGCGGGCCGGTCGAGCAGGTCATCGCCAGGCTGACGAACCAGGGCGGCAGCGACCGCCTCGGCGGCGGTGGCGGTGGGGACGCGGGCGGCAGTAGTTTCGATGCGGCCGGCGAGGTCAGCTCGAAATATCGCGGCGCGCAAGGGCTCGACCCCGAATTCATCACCAAGCTGGAAAAGCAGTTCGGCTTCGACAAGCCGCCGCTCGAGCGCTTCGGCATGATGCTGTGGAACTATGCCAGGTTCGATTTCGGCGACAGCTATTTCCGTGACATTTCAGTGATCGATCTGATCCTGGAGAAGATGCCGGTGTCGATCTCGATCGGACTGTGGATCACGCTCCTGTCCTACCTGATCTCGATCCCGCTCGGCATCCGCAAGGCCGTCAAGGACGGCTCGGCATTCGACGTCTGGACCAGCGGCGTCGTCATTGTCGGGTACGCCATCCCGGGCTTCCTGTTCGGCATCCTGCTGATGGTGCTGTTTGCCGGCGGATCGTTCTATGACTGGTTCCCGCTGCGCGGCATCACCTCCGACAATTGGGACCAGCTGTCCTGGCCGGCGCGGATTGTCGACTATTTCTGGCACATGACCTTGCCGCTGACCGCGCTGGTGCTGTCGGCCTTCGCCACGACGACGCTTCTGACCAAGAATTCGTTCCTCGAGGAAATCCGCAAGCAGTATGTGGTGACTGCGCGCGCCAAGGGCCTGTCGGAACGGCAGGTCCTCTACGGGCACGTCTTCCGCAACGCCATGCTGATCGTCGTCGCCGGTTTTCCGGGCGCCTTCATCTCGGCCTTCTTCACCGGCTCGCTGCTGATCGAGAACATCTTTTCACTCGACGGCCTCGGCCTTCTCGGCTTCAGGTCGGTGGTCGAGCGCGACTATCCGGTGGTATTCGCCAATCTCTACATCTTCTCGCTTCTTGGCCTGTTTGTCGGGCTGCTGTCCGACCTGATCTATACCTGGGTCGACCCGCGCATCGACTTCGAGCGGAGAGACGTCTGA
- a CDS encoding ABC transporter permease, which produces MTQTAVETAPDRIARPWLSPLNKRRLQNFRANRRGHWSLWIFLVLFVLSLFSEWIANDKPVLVSYKGEILFPVLVAYPEEKFGGFYAVTDYRDPVIQDEINAHGWMIWPPVRYSYRTVNNAIPEAAPTKPSWLYDAKTRCNQYPQGAADPNCVVGNWNWLGTDDQARDVLARVIYGFRVSVLFGLILTAGSALIGVMAGALQGYFGGWTDLLFQRFIEIWSAIPVLYLLLIVAAILPPGFFILLGLMLLFSWVALVGVVRAEFLRARNFEYVNAARALGVSNGTIMFRHLLPNAMVATLTFLPFLLSGSISTLTSLDYLGFGLPPGSASLGELLKQAQRNLNAPWLGISGFVVISLMLSLLVFVGEATRDAFDPRKTFR; this is translated from the coding sequence ATGACGCAGACCGCGGTCGAAACGGCACCGGACCGGATTGCCCGACCTTGGCTGTCGCCGCTCAACAAGCGGCGCCTGCAGAACTTCAGGGCCAACCGGCGCGGCCATTGGTCGTTGTGGATATTCCTCGTGCTTTTCGTGCTGTCGCTGTTTTCCGAATGGATCGCCAACGACAAACCGGTCCTCGTTTCCTACAAGGGCGAGATTCTGTTTCCGGTCCTGGTCGCTTATCCCGAGGAGAAGTTCGGCGGCTTCTATGCGGTCACCGATTATCGCGACCCGGTCATCCAGGACGAGATCAATGCCCATGGCTGGATGATCTGGCCGCCGGTCCGCTACTCCTACCGAACCGTCAACAACGCCATCCCCGAGGCGGCGCCCACCAAGCCGTCCTGGCTCTATGACGCCAAGACGCGGTGCAACCAGTATCCGCAAGGTGCCGCCGACCCCAACTGCGTCGTCGGCAACTGGAACTGGCTGGGCACCGACGACCAGGCACGCGACGTGCTGGCGCGCGTCATCTACGGATTCAGGGTCTCGGTGCTGTTCGGCCTGATCCTCACCGCCGGCTCGGCGCTGATCGGCGTGATGGCCGGCGCGTTGCAGGGCTATTTCGGCGGCTGGACCGACCTTCTGTTCCAGCGCTTCATAGAGATCTGGTCGGCGATCCCGGTGCTCTATCTCCTGCTGATCGTCGCCGCCATCCTGCCGCCCGGCTTTTTCATCCTGCTCGGGCTGATGCTGCTGTTCTCCTGGGTGGCGCTGGTCGGCGTGGTGCGGGCCGAGTTCCTGCGCGCCCGCAACTTCGAATATGTCAACGCGGCCCGCGCGCTCGGCGTGTCCAACGGCACCATCATGTTCCGGCATCTGCTGCCCAACGCCATGGTGGCGACGCTGACCTTCCTGCCCTTCCTGCTCAGCGGCTCGATCTCGACGCTGACCTCGCTCGATTATCTCGGCTTCGGCCTGCCGCCCGGCTCCGCCTCGCTGGGCGAGCTCCTGAAGCAGGCCCAGCGCAACCTCAACGCGCCGTGGCTGGGCATTTCCGGCTTCGTCGTCATCTCGCTGATGCTGTCGCTGCTGGTTTTCGTCGGCGAGGCGACCCGCGACGCCTTCGATCCGCGCAAGACGTTCAGATGA
- a CDS encoding extracellular solute-binding protein: MAALPRRDSLARRDFLALSVAATAAALLPGRAFATIPTGVKLHGLSAFGDLKYKADFTHFDYVNVDAPKGGQMNFAPPNSTFNQSFLTFNTLNSLVLRGDSPPRTELCFDSLMASALDEPDAVYGLLAESVTLSDDRNGFRFSLRPQARFHDGSPLTAEDIAFALTLYKDKGHPNLSQALRHMTEAVAVDPVTVDLTFNGKQSAQNILAVVAMPIVSKAFYTANEFDASTMKPPLSSGPYKIGRVAAGQTVEYERVADYWGRDLAVNRGLYNFDRIRIDFYNNRQAAFEALKKGDTHFREEFTARVWATGYDFPALKDGRVVKREFPGEKTPSMQAMALNQRRPQFRDVRVRRAIANCFDFEWTKRVLFYGAYERSQSNFERSDYKAEGLPSPEELALLEPFRAELPPETFGEPVMQPVSDGSGHDRKLLREASRLLTEAGWKRAGNFVVNEKDERLRVEMLAEDDGLVRIFTPWAENMKAIGIDASIRQVDSTQYEARQSNFDFDLNMLAWSIGATPTADGLEILYDSRMAKTPGMRNYPGTESKAIDALIEAAGKAQSRIGLVTALKALDRVLRARLDWIPTYHLTNHRTAYWDMFGFPEQKPDFGFPVEALWWFDKHKAAKIGKA, encoded by the coding sequence ATGGCGGCGCTCCCCCGCCGCGACTCTCTGGCCCGCCGCGACTTTCTGGCGCTCAGCGTCGCGGCCACGGCAGCGGCGCTGCTGCCCGGCCGGGCCTTCGCCACCATCCCGACCGGCGTAAAACTGCACGGCCTGTCGGCCTTCGGCGATCTCAAATACAAGGCTGACTTCACGCATTTCGACTATGTGAATGTCGATGCGCCAAAAGGCGGCCAGATGAATTTCGCACCGCCGAATTCCACCTTCAATCAGAGCTTCCTGACGTTCAACACGTTGAATTCCCTGGTGTTGAGAGGGGACTCGCCGCCGCGCACGGAACTCTGTTTCGATTCGCTGATGGCGAGCGCGCTCGACGAGCCGGACGCGGTCTATGGCCTGCTTGCCGAGTCCGTTACCCTGTCGGATGACCGCAACGGCTTCCGCTTCAGCCTGCGACCGCAAGCGCGCTTCCACGACGGTTCGCCACTGACGGCTGAAGACATTGCCTTCGCGTTGACGCTTTACAAGGACAAAGGCCATCCGAACCTTTCCCAGGCGTTGCGGCATATGACGGAAGCGGTCGCGGTCGATCCGGTTACCGTCGACCTCACCTTCAACGGCAAACAGTCCGCGCAGAATATCCTTGCGGTCGTCGCAATGCCGATCGTGTCCAAGGCCTTTTATACGGCCAATGAATTCGATGCCTCGACGATGAAACCGCCGCTCAGCTCCGGACCATACAAGATAGGGCGCGTGGCCGCCGGACAGACAGTCGAATATGAACGCGTCGCCGACTATTGGGGCCGCGACCTGGCGGTGAACCGCGGCCTCTACAATTTCGACCGCATCCGTATCGACTTTTACAACAATCGCCAGGCAGCGTTTGAAGCCCTGAAGAAAGGCGACACGCATTTTCGCGAGGAATTTACCGCGCGGGTATGGGCGACCGGTTACGACTTTCCGGCGCTGAAGGACGGCAGGGTCGTCAAACGCGAATTTCCCGGTGAAAAAACGCCATCCATGCAGGCTATGGCGCTGAACCAGCGCCGTCCGCAATTCCGCGATGTCCGCGTGAGACGGGCGATCGCCAATTGCTTCGATTTCGAATGGACCAAACGGGTTCTGTTTTACGGCGCCTACGAGCGCTCGCAATCGAACTTCGAGCGGTCGGATTACAAGGCCGAGGGCCTGCCCTCGCCCGAGGAATTGGCCCTGCTGGAGCCGTTCCGAGCCGAGTTGCCGCCGGAAACCTTCGGCGAACCGGTGATGCAGCCCGTCTCCGACGGTTCGGGTCACGACCGCAAGCTGCTGCGCGAGGCTTCGAGACTGCTTACTGAGGCCGGCTGGAAGCGAGCGGGCAATTTCGTCGTCAACGAAAAGGACGAGCGACTGCGGGTGGAAATGCTGGCCGAGGATGATGGCCTCGTGCGCATTTTCACGCCATGGGCCGAGAATATGAAGGCGATCGGGATCGACGCCTCGATCCGGCAGGTCGATTCGACGCAGTACGAAGCGCGGCAGAGCAATTTCGACTTCGATCTCAACATGCTTGCCTGGTCGATCGGGGCGACGCCCACCGCCGACGGCCTGGAAATCCTCTACGACTCCCGGATGGCGAAGACGCCGGGGATGCGCAACTATCCCGGTACGGAAAGCAAGGCAATCGACGCGCTGATCGAGGCAGCCGGCAAGGCGCAGAGCCGGATCGGCCTCGTCACGGCGCTCAAAGCACTCGATCGGGTCTTGCGCGCGCGGCTCGACTGGATTCCAACATATCACCTCACGAATCACCGAACCGCCTATTGGGACATGTTCGGCTTTCCCGAGCAGAAGCCCGATTTCGGCTTTCCGGTCGAGGCGCTGTGGTGGTTCGACAAGCACAAGGCGGCAAAAATTGGCAAAGCCTGA